The Solicola gregarius DNA window AGCACCCGCGTTCTTCCGAGAGGGAGTCTCCGCGACGACCAGCCCACCTACAGGGACAATGAACGGAATGCCTCGTAGGTCACGACGAATCAGTGGACTCCAGTCGACGAGGAATGCAAGCAGTTGCTCGTCGCTACCGACGACCGGGTTGAGTTGGCGAGTGACCTCAGCACGCTCTTCATCGGTGATGTCGGCGTTGTACGCCTTCACGATCTGCTTCGGAGTCGCCGGTTTGGCCGATGCTTGCCGTTCCTTCACCTCGGCGAGCAAGGCAAGACCGAAAGTCTTGCCGTCACTTGACTCGTCGTACAGCCGCCGAAGCGTGCGGGCGTCGATCTCCGGTTCCTCGCCGTCCCTGCCGATAAGGCCGACGATGGCGTCACCCTCCACGGTCTGGCAGGTGTAGCCCAGCAGGCCCTCGTAGATGTAGCCGATCTGCTCGACATCGATGTCGCGGAAGGAGATCCGACGGGCTTCGTTGCCGATGGTGGCGTACTGGACGGATCTCAAGACGTGCAGCATCACCCGATCGCGGACCTTGATCCGCAGACCCTTGTCGTCGGTGGCCGACAGCCACGGGAAGCGACCAGGATCGAGCAGGCTGCCGCCGTACGCGGGCATACGCATCTCGTCGTAGTTGACTCCGTTGTGCAGAGCGTCGCTCACGGCGAGCAGGCGATGCCAGGTGTCGTACGTTTCGTCGAGCAACTCCTCACCGTGTGCCGCACGCTTATGGAGATCATCCAGGACGTCGCGCATCGCGTACGACTCCCAGTACAACCGTTCGGTCGGGAGCATGCCGCGTTCCTCGGCGAAGAGCAGGAAGACGACACGCATCATGATCGTGACGGCCGCCTGATAGACCTCGTCATCGTCGTCGGGCAGTGGGTCAGAATCGCCTACCGATCGTGCCTCGAAGCGGGCACGAGAGAACGAGCTGACGAGGAGTTCAACTGCCTTGCGTACCTGGGTGCCGAGAGCTTCGGTGATTTCCTCGGCGGCAGCTTCACTGTCTGCGAGCAACTTCGGTAAGCGTTCGTCGACGTTCTTGGTGCGGAATCGGCGTTGATCGATGAGGGTGAGAAAGGCGTCGCGAACGAGCGGCTCTTCGCCCCAGGTAGCGGCGTCCGTGACCGCAGAGCCTGTGGGTTTGTCTCGGTGTGCCCAGACAATCGCCCACCATCGACCGTCGGTCACGATGCCCACCTCGACATCGGCCTTGCGAAGGAGTCCGGCCATCCGGTCGACCTCCGTCGCCGACCAACCGTCGAGCCCTGGGCCGCGCAGGTCATCCCTCGGTTCGACGATCCGCAGCAGGGCTGCATAGTCAGCGCCTCTGCCCTCGAGGGCGCCATCCGGGCGGATCCTGATCTGTTCACCCGGAGAATGGATCTCGAGGTCAGCGGGCACGTGATCGCCGTCGATGCGTAGGTCGTCCCATTCAGCGAGCTGACCGAGAACGGTGTCGACCCACGCACGAGTGATCTCGGCGTACTCATCTCGGTTGTCGGGTGTGCGGGCGTCATAGGCACGCAACCAGTTCGCGTACGCCTGTTTGAAGACGACACCTCGCTCGTCCGTGTCGCCGAGCCGGTCGACGCCGCTGGGCCACGCCGATTTCACCACGGGAAGGCTCAGGAACGGCCCGTCGGTCTCGAACTGGTCGAGCCAGGAGTAGTCGACGGGACTGCTCCTTCGCTCCCTCATCGGATGGTCACCTCCCCAGACGCGGCGTCCTCTGGGGACAGTGCGAAGACCACCGCGGCGTGGAACGTACGTGCCTTGACATCGGCATACCGGGCATCGACTGCGGCGAGTTCGCGTTCACGCTCCTCGGCGAGGGCTTGGATGCGCTCGCGGATCTGCGCGAGATCGCGCTCCGACTGTCGGCGTTCGTCGGTGAACAGGGCGAGCTGGTCATCATCGGCGAGTTCCCTCGCTTCACGCAGAGCTTCCTCGAGTGTGTGGCCAAAACGATCGAAGATCGCGATGACGCGATCATGATCGGCCTCATGACGTGCGGTGAGTTGCTGCTCGATGTCACGCCGGCGCCGGGCGACGCGATCCTCGACCGCGGCGGCAACGCGTGCTCGGAGGCCGTCGGCTGTGTCACTGCTCCAGGCCGACGCGATCTGGCGAATGACCACGTCGCTGGGGCGTTCGAGCTTGTCAGAGTCCAACGCACGTTCGAGCAGAGCCTCCGACTTCTCCTCGCCGAGGGCCTGACGTCTGGCCAGTCGGGTACCGGCCAAGAAGACCTCCTCATGAACACGCAGACCAGCGTCGCCGATCAGCACCATGCGGGTGACCGCGGCGGCAAAGGACTCTCGGAGCTCCGGAACGACCACAGCGGTGACGCGTTCGAGCGAGCGCTCAGTACCCCAGATGGCTGCGCGAAGCCGTTTGGTGGCCCGCTGCAGCAGCGGGCTGCCTAGGTGCTGGTACACGACGTCGGGATCACCGCCCTCGTCGCGTGGGGCAAGCACCCGAGGGTCAAACGCGATGGGGCGAAGGTTGTCTGGGTCGAGGCGCGTGCTCAGGCCACGGGTGACCTGCTCCCAGGACTGGTCGAGCGACGGCAACCGCAGCACCGGAACGTCCGTGTACTCCGAGCCGACTTCCTCGAGCTCCGGGATACGGTCGAGCTCGAAAGCTGTCTCGACCACCCGCTGGAGATTGGCTGGGCGAAGGTGGAGCGTCTTGCGACTGCTGGTCAACTCGTCGGCGAGCTTCGTGAGTTCGGTACCGAGGCCGCGCCCGCCGGACAGCATCTTGCCCATCGGGTCCTTCTCGGCCCGTACGCTGGGGGCAGCGACGTCGACGCCGCCGAGTTGACGTTGGATGTCCGGAGCGATGATCTCATTGGCAGAGCCGAGGTCTCTCATGATCTGGGAGACCCTTCGCGCAACTCGCGCCAGCATTTCAACGTCTGCGGCAAGCTCGTCAGTGGCGTCTGTGCTCGCCGTGAAGTGGCGGATCTCTGGCGGAATCTGTTGGCCATAGCGGTCGACCCGACCAATGCGCTGTTCGAGTCGATTCGGATTGAACGGAATGTCGAAGTTGACCAGCCGGTGACAATAGTTCTGCAGGTCGATGCCCTCGCCCGCTGCGTCGGTGGCCCATAGGATCCGGATCGGCTCCTTTGCAGGATCCTCGTTGAAGCGATCGCGGATCAGTTCCCGCTCGTCAGAGTCTGTGCCGCCCGCGATCACGTCGATACGCTCGGATTCCCATCCCTTCTGGCGAAGGATGTCGCGAATCCAGTCGAGCGTGTCTACGTACTCGGTGAACACGACGACCCGCTCGTTGTTCCACTGACCATCGGGGCGACAGGCAGCCTCCAGGTATGCGATGAGCGACTCGAGGCGAGCGTCGGGACGCGCGTCGTAGCGATGACCCCACGTGCTCAGCCACTCCAGATCCTCGGTGTCTTCATCGGACAAGGGCGGCAGGGCGTTCTTAGTCTTCTGCAGGGTCTGCATCTCGGGTTGTTCGACCCGGCCTTCTTCGGCCCCGTCGGAGTCGGTTCCGACGACCTCGTCGTACAGGCTGTCGAAGTCCACCGGCAGGTCTCCGGCGCGGGTCTCGCGGTAGATGTCCACGGTGCGGGCGAACGCAACGGGCGAGGACAAGAACCGCTTCTTCAGCAAGAGCGTTGCCATGTCCTTCGCCGCCCGGCTGCCATCGGCCCTCGCAACGGCGTTGTCCCGACGTCTGGTGAATTCGAGCAGCCGCTCGTACGCCTCCGACTCCTTGTCCGTCGGCGCGTAGTCGAGGGCCTTGACCTCACGTTTGACGAAGCGCCCCGGGATGTCGTCCTTGAGTCGACGAACAGCAACCTGCTCGAGAGCCTTCTCATCGAGCGCCGTGCCTCGAACGAACCTCTGCGGATCGATCATCTCCAGAAGCGCCGTGAACGACTCGGTGTAGCCGTTGTGTGGGGTCGCGGAGAGGAAGAGTCGGTGCTCGCATCGCTCGGCCAAGTCTCGGACGGCGCGGGTGCGGAGTGAGTCGACGGCGTACCCACGGGTGCGGCCGACCTTGTCGCGGCGGGTCGGGGCGCTCGGAGCCACATGGTGGGCCTCATCGACCACGAGGATGTCGTACGCGAACCGCGAGGCGTCGCGTTCATGGGCGTGGAACGCATCGCGGAGCTGCCGTTGGGCGCGGGCACCGGGGAGCCACGACATCGATACGATGATGCGCGGAAAGAGTGTGAACGGGTTCGCGTGAACACCATGGCTACGGCGTACCTCGCGCATGGTCTCGGAGTTCATGATGGTGAACTCGAGGCCGAACTTCTCGGCCATCTCCTCCTGCCATTTGATCCGCAGGCCCGCCGGGCACACGACGATCGCCGTCCGCGCGCGGTGGCGCAGGAAGAGCTCCTGCATCACCAAGCCGGCCTCGATGGTTTTCCCGAGGCCTACGTCGTCC harbors:
- the drmD gene encoding DISARM system SNF2-like helicase DrmD gives rise to the protein MTAREHTTATAVPEPGQIVSVRGANWAVADVQQQSLPRSAQDDAVQQLQHAVTLQSVEDDRLGEELRVVWELEPGRSLTPPQDLPTDLVPERFDDPARLAAFIDALRWGALTSADDKTIQAPFRSGANVEHYQLEPLVRALREPRVNLLLADDVGLGKTIEAGLVMQELFLRHRARTAIVVCPAGLRIKWQEEMAEKFGLEFTIMNSETMREVRRSHGVHANPFTLFPRIIVSMSWLPGARAQRQLRDAFHAHERDASRFAYDILVVDEAHHVAPSAPTRRDKVGRTRGYAVDSLRTRAVRDLAERCEHRLFLSATPHNGYTESFTALLEMIDPQRFVRGTALDEKALEQVAVRRLKDDIPGRFVKREVKALDYAPTDKESEAYERLLEFTRRRDNAVARADGSRAAKDMATLLLKKRFLSSPVAFARTVDIYRETRAGDLPVDFDSLYDEVVGTDSDGAEEGRVEQPEMQTLQKTKNALPPLSDEDTEDLEWLSTWGHRYDARPDARLESLIAYLEAACRPDGQWNNERVVVFTEYVDTLDWIRDILRQKGWESERIDVIAGGTDSDERELIRDRFNEDPAKEPIRILWATDAAGEGIDLQNYCHRLVNFDIPFNPNRLEQRIGRVDRYGQQIPPEIRHFTASTDATDELAADVEMLARVARRVSQIMRDLGSANEIIAPDIQRQLGGVDVAAPSVRAEKDPMGKMLSGGRGLGTELTKLADELTSSRKTLHLRPANLQRVVETAFELDRIPELEEVGSEYTDVPVLRLPSLDQSWEQVTRGLSTRLDPDNLRPIAFDPRVLAPRDEGGDPDVVYQHLGSPLLQRATKRLRAAIWGTERSLERVTAVVVPELRESFAAAVTRMVLIGDAGLRVHEEVFLAGTRLARRQALGEEKSEALLERALDSDKLERPSDVVIRQIASAWSSDTADGLRARVAAAVEDRVARRRRDIEQQLTARHEADHDRVIAIFDRFGHTLEEALREARELADDDQLALFTDERRQSERDLAQIRERIQALAEERERELAAVDARYADVKARTFHAAVVFALSPEDAASGEVTIR